The proteins below come from a single Aegilops tauschii subsp. strangulata cultivar AL8/78 chromosome 6, Aet v6.0, whole genome shotgun sequence genomic window:
- the LOC120966203 gene encoding uncharacterized protein encodes MDKQKGKASGKEKEKERTLDSIMKRKLPVSGMQKGNEKGNAAATTRLPRKLTNDSSNVPIAELLYRVKKKPPPRRLPDPTGAGVRAGIAVASGSANYYEREATSSQAMEHDKQAEEDHEEVEEDEEEDEEEKDTLFEVPPGVGDKSDSDGFVDSEEEAFEGDDIPRMV; translated from the exons ATGGACAAGCAAAAGGGGAAGGCGAGtgggaaggagaaggagaaagagAGGACGTTGGACTCCATTATGAAGAGAAAGTTGCCGGTCTCGGGGATGCAGAAGGGGAATGAGAAGGGCAATGCAGCAGCTACTACACGGCTGCCGAGGAAGCTGACAAATGATTCCAGCAATGTCCCAATCGCTGAGTTGTTGTATAGGGTAAAAAAGAAACCTCCGCCTCGACGTCTCCCTGACCCCACCGGCGCTGGCGTGCGTGCCGGAATCGCCGTTGCCTCCGGCTCCGCAAACTACTATGAGAGGgaggctacatcttcgcag GCAATGGAGCATGATAAGCAAGCGGAGGAGGATCATGAAGAGGTggaagaggatgaggaggaggacgaggaagaGAAAGATACTTTGTTTGAGGTGCCGCCTGGGGTTGGTGACAAATCAGATTCAGATGGGTTTGTGGATAGTGAAGAAGAAGCCTTCGAAGGTGATGACATTCCGAGGATGGTCTAG